A single region of the Rhodococcus sp. W8901 genome encodes:
- a CDS encoding serine/threonine-protein kinase has translation MTPPTEGTADSAATDRAEPPDTTAADTAATTPDTAATARDAATTAGATGAVPPPPRSRRAGQRGGPRVTSGHRTIGDGLVEIPVIAALDPSSAVLSNPVLAEDKRYCTKCRNPVGRTQADATAPTRGVCANCGTGFSFGPRLEPGELVAGQYEVQGCIAHGGVGWIYIAIDRNVDDRWVVLKGLLHAADPKAQAVTVAERRFLAEVTHPSIVKIFNFVEHPDADGSPVGYIVMEYIGGTTLKDLLRTSADEVGPARMLPLDLTLGYILEILPALSYLHSIGLIYNDLKPDNIMVSEGQVKLIDMGAVAGFEDCGFIYGTPGFQAPEIVATGPTVASDIYTVGRTLASLTVALPTKQGRYLDGLPDPAHEPLFQQYEAYYRMLRRATNPDPAQRFSSIDEMSTQLTALLREITSRESGRPRPGLSQQFSPPRGSFGTDLTIRRTDVFVDGRPHHGRPSALAMGRALPVPLADPADPGAALLTAAMHSTPRELLGTLRVARERSAAAPRGRLGDSLELPLMEVRAHLDLGDAQRAADRLAELAREHPRRWRISWYQGLCDLLRGEYEAAFSRFDTVLSALPGELAPKLALAGTVELILDRRTDNRLSTDSPAVVDEQWRTVAERYYGTVWQTDHSLVSAAFGLARQLEARGDRQGAVRILDQVPPDSRHFGEARLTTVLVLVGRLPVAEISERDLKEAADRVERLPETEPRALQMRAHVLGVAVDWLESGRSAALPLILGAQFTQRSLRAGAEEALRTLARNTAERTHRYTLVDLANAIRPTTWV, from the coding sequence ATGACTCCGCCAACGGAAGGCACAGCCGACAGCGCCGCCACCGATCGCGCCGAACCCCCGGACACCACCGCCGCCGATACTGCTGCGACCACTCCCGACACTGCGGCGACCGCCCGTGACGCCGCCACCACCGCTGGCGCGACAGGTGCTGTGCCGCCGCCCCCCAGGTCGAGACGAGCCGGACAACGTGGCGGGCCCCGGGTCACCTCGGGTCACCGAACCATCGGCGACGGACTGGTCGAGATCCCCGTCATCGCGGCGCTCGATCCCTCGTCCGCGGTGCTCAGCAATCCGGTGCTGGCGGAGGACAAACGCTACTGCACCAAGTGCCGCAACCCTGTCGGACGCACGCAGGCAGACGCTACGGCGCCGACCCGGGGTGTGTGCGCGAATTGCGGCACCGGTTTCTCGTTCGGTCCGCGGCTCGAACCAGGCGAATTGGTGGCCGGACAGTACGAGGTGCAGGGCTGCATCGCCCACGGCGGTGTCGGCTGGATCTATATCGCCATCGACCGAAATGTCGACGATCGCTGGGTGGTACTCAAAGGACTGCTGCATGCGGCCGATCCGAAGGCCCAGGCGGTGACGGTCGCCGAACGGCGCTTCCTCGCCGAGGTCACCCATCCGAGCATCGTCAAGATCTTCAATTTCGTCGAGCATCCCGACGCGGACGGCTCCCCCGTCGGGTACATCGTGATGGAGTACATCGGCGGCACCACACTCAAGGACCTGCTCCGCACCAGCGCGGACGAGGTCGGACCGGCACGGATGCTGCCGCTCGACCTGACCCTCGGCTACATCCTGGAGATCCTGCCGGCATTGAGCTACCTGCACTCGATCGGGCTGATCTACAACGACCTCAAGCCCGACAACATCATGGTCAGCGAGGGGCAGGTCAAACTGATCGACATGGGCGCCGTCGCCGGGTTCGAGGACTGCGGATTCATCTACGGAACCCCCGGCTTCCAGGCGCCCGAGATCGTGGCGACCGGGCCCACCGTGGCGAGCGACATCTACACCGTCGGGCGCACCCTCGCGTCGCTCACCGTTGCGCTGCCGACGAAGCAGGGCCGCTACCTCGACGGCCTGCCCGATCCAGCCCACGAACCACTGTTCCAGCAGTACGAGGCGTACTACCGCATGCTGCGGCGGGCCACGAATCCGGACCCGGCCCAACGCTTCTCGTCGATCGACGAGATGTCCACCCAGTTGACCGCGCTCCTGCGCGAGATAACGTCCAGGGAGTCCGGCCGGCCACGACCGGGACTGTCGCAGCAGTTCAGCCCCCCACGCGGGAGCTTCGGCACCGACCTGACTATCCGTCGGACGGATGTGTTCGTCGACGGCCGGCCCCACCACGGGCGCCCGAGCGCGCTCGCAATGGGTCGAGCGTTGCCTGTTCCGCTGGCGGATCCCGCCGATCCCGGGGCCGCGCTACTCACCGCAGCGATGCACAGCACGCCGCGCGAACTCCTCGGCACCCTCCGCGTGGCGCGTGAACGCAGTGCCGCCGCTCCCCGCGGCCGGCTCGGGGACAGCCTGGAACTGCCCCTGATGGAGGTTCGCGCGCACCTCGATCTGGGCGACGCGCAACGGGCCGCTGATCGGCTGGCCGAGCTCGCCCGGGAACACCCGCGCCGCTGGCGGATCAGCTGGTATCAGGGCCTGTGCGACCTGCTCCGCGGGGAGTACGAGGCGGCGTTCTCCCGTTTCGACACGGTGCTCTCGGCGTTGCCCGGCGAATTGGCACCGAAGCTGGCACTGGCCGGGACCGTCGAACTGATCCTGGACCGACGTACCGACAACCGCCTGTCCACCGACTCCCCGGCTGTGGTCGACGAGCAGTGGCGCACGGTGGCCGAGCGGTACTACGGGACCGTATGGCAGACGGACCACAGCCTGGTCAGTGCCGCGTTCGGTCTCGCGCGGCAGCTCGAGGCCCGCGGCGATCGGCAGGGCGCAGTACGGATACTCGACCAGGTACCGCCCGACTCCCGACACTTCGGCGAGGCCCGGCTGACGACCGTATTGGTCCTGGTCGGTCGCCTACCGGTGGCCGAGATCAGCGAACGGGATCTCAAGGAAGCGGCCGATCGGGTCGAGCGGCTACCGGAGACGGAACCTCGCGCACTGCAGATGCGCGCGCACGTGCTCGGCGTGGCAGTGGACTGGCTCGAGTCCGGCCGGTCGGCGGCGCTGCCTCTGATCCTGGGGGCCCAGTTCACCCAGCGCAGCCTGCGCGCCGGCGCCGAGGAGGCGCTGCGAACGCTCGCCCGGAACACCGCCGAGCGCACACACCGATACACGCTGGTCGACCTGGCGAACGCAATCAGACCCACGACATGGGTGTAG
- a CDS encoding transporter substrate-binding domain-containing protein, which yields MTARSIANIARRPKGRRWLTVACAVGASVLVGCADAHPPPPTPVGTYTTLPLPSAATIVPPPTTTVPGVADCDATASLRPSPPGVIPPGGTVSEIVARGKVIIGVDQRNYLFSNRDPATGTLEGFDVDIAHEVARDLLGDPAKVEFRLINPADRIKSVQTSDVDMFIMSTTMTCARAEQIAFSTQYFEAHQRLLVPRNSGISEPADLAGKRVCSVADTPAVYAVQREVPDVEIVSVVDWGDCLVAIQQGQVDAVSTDDGLLLGMAVQDPTLEIVGPVMEVAPYGIGMNKNDDDLVRSVNGTLERIGKDGTWTQIYNRWLTALGPSPGPPAPHYQD from the coding sequence ATGACGGCACGAAGCATCGCGAACATCGCGCGGCGGCCGAAAGGACGTCGCTGGTTGACGGTTGCCTGCGCGGTCGGCGCAAGTGTGCTGGTCGGATGCGCCGACGCCCACCCCCCGCCGCCGACGCCTGTCGGCACCTACACCACGCTGCCCCTGCCGAGCGCGGCGACGATCGTCCCTCCCCCGACGACGACCGTCCCCGGGGTCGCGGACTGCGATGCCACCGCCAGCCTGCGCCCGAGTCCGCCCGGCGTCATTCCTCCCGGAGGCACCGTGTCTGAGATCGTCGCGCGGGGGAAGGTGATCATCGGAGTCGACCAGCGCAACTACCTGTTCAGCAACCGCGACCCCGCCACCGGCACGCTCGAGGGCTTCGACGTGGACATTGCACACGAAGTCGCCCGTGATCTGCTCGGCGACCCCGCGAAGGTCGAGTTCCGGCTGATCAACCCGGCCGACCGGATCAAGTCGGTACAGACTTCCGATGTCGACATGTTCATCATGTCCACGACGATGACCTGTGCCAGGGCTGAACAGATCGCCTTCTCCACCCAGTATTTCGAGGCCCATCAGCGGTTGCTCGTGCCGCGGAACTCCGGGATCAGCGAACCGGCGGACCTGGCGGGCAAGCGGGTGTGTTCCGTGGCCGACACCCCCGCGGTGTACGCCGTGCAGCGGGAAGTGCCCGACGTCGAAATCGTCAGCGTGGTCGACTGGGGTGACTGCCTGGTCGCCATCCAGCAAGGGCAGGTAGATGCGGTGAGCACCGACGACGGCCTCCTGCTCGGTATGGCGGTGCAGGATCCGACGCTGGAGATCGTCGGCCCCGTCATGGAGGTCGCGCCGTACGGCATCGGCATGAACAAGAACGACGACGACCTGGTGCGCTCTGTCAACGGCACGCTCGAGCGCATCGGGAAGGACGGAACGTGGACGCAGATCTACAACCGTTGGCTCACTGCGCTCGGGCCGTCGCCCGGTCCCCCCGCACCCCACTATCAGGACTGA
- a CDS encoding TIGR02611 family protein produces the protein MEALEEVENRWRRRRRRIAANTSLNLAYRIGVGIVGLLVLSAGIVAIPYPGPGWLIVFAGLGILASEFAWAHRLLHWVRARYDRFMVWFSRQSVVIKALGVLFTTIVVIATLWVLGTFGLIGTWVGLDQSWLESPL, from the coding sequence ATCGAGGCACTCGAAGAAGTCGAGAACCGCTGGCGCCGTCGACGCCGGCGGATCGCCGCGAACACCTCACTGAATCTCGCCTACCGGATCGGTGTCGGGATCGTCGGTCTCCTCGTTCTCTCGGCCGGAATCGTGGCAATTCCGTACCCCGGGCCGGGTTGGCTGATCGTCTTCGCCGGGCTGGGCATCCTCGCGTCCGAATTCGCGTGGGCGCACCGATTGCTGCACTGGGTACGCGCTCGCTACGACCGCTTCATGGTGTGGTTCTCGCGCCAGTCCGTCGTCATCAAGGCACTCGGCGTGCTCTTCACCACGATCGTCGTCATCGCGACTCTGTGGGTGCTCGGCACGTTCGGCCTGATCGGAACGTGGGTGGGGCTCGATCAGTCGTGGTTGGAGAGCCCCCTGTAG
- the thrS gene encoding threonine--tRNA ligase, with translation MTTPASATPAARVRVPAGTTAGTAVREAGLPGKGSDAVVVVRDAEGQLKDLSWIPDVDVEVEAVAADTEDGRSVIRHSAAHVLAQAVQQEFPEAKLGIGPPIKDGFYYDFQVDRPFTPEDLAKLEKRMKKIIKDAQRFSRRVVDDIEDARTELANEPFKLELISDKSGIDDPEVMEVGGNELTIYDNLNPRTGEVIWKDLCRGPHIPTTKYIPAFKITRSSAAYWRGDQSREDLQRVYGTAWESTEALDKHLELLAEAERRDHRKLGAELDLFSFPDELGSGLPVFHPKGGIIRQEMENYSRQRHVQEGYEFVYSPHITKGHLYEVSGHLDWYRDGMFPAMHIDEELNEDGTVRKPGQDYYLKPMNCPMHNLVFGSRGRSYRELPLRLFEFGSVYRYEKSGVVHGLTRVRGMTQDDAHIYCTKEQMRDELTTTLKFVLGLLKDYGLDDFYLELSTKNPDKFVGDDALWEEATETLREVGEASGLNLVPDPGGAAFYGPKISVQVQDALGRSWQMSTIQLDFNLPERFDLEFTGSDGTKQRPVMIHRALFGSIERFFGVLTEHYAGAFPAWLAPVQVVGIPVAEAFEDHLFDVVKQLKAAGVRADVDVSDDRMQKKIRNHTTQKVPFMLLAGERDVEAGAVSFRFRDGTQVNGVPVADAVETIVSWIGRRENASPTAELVGGAQ, from the coding sequence GTGACCACGCCCGCATCCGCCACCCCAGCCGCACGCGTCCGAGTGCCCGCCGGGACGACCGCGGGCACGGCGGTGCGCGAGGCCGGACTGCCCGGTAAGGGCTCCGACGCCGTCGTCGTCGTCCGCGATGCCGAGGGTCAGCTCAAGGACCTGTCCTGGATTCCCGACGTCGACGTCGAGGTCGAGGCGGTTGCCGCCGACACCGAGGACGGCCGCAGCGTGATCCGGCACTCGGCCGCGCACGTCCTCGCGCAGGCCGTGCAGCAGGAGTTCCCCGAGGCCAAGCTCGGCATCGGCCCGCCGATCAAGGACGGCTTCTACTACGACTTCCAGGTGGACCGCCCGTTCACGCCGGAGGATCTGGCGAAGCTCGAGAAGCGGATGAAGAAGATCATCAAGGATGCGCAGCGCTTCTCCCGCCGCGTCGTCGACGACATCGAGGACGCCCGCACCGAACTCGCGAACGAGCCGTTCAAGCTCGAGCTCATCAGCGACAAGTCGGGCATCGACGACCCCGAGGTCATGGAGGTCGGCGGCAACGAGCTGACGATCTACGACAACCTCAATCCGCGCACCGGCGAGGTGATCTGGAAGGACCTGTGCCGCGGCCCGCACATCCCGACCACGAAGTACATCCCGGCGTTCAAGATCACCCGCAGCTCGGCCGCGTACTGGCGCGGTGATCAGAGCCGTGAGGACCTGCAGCGCGTCTACGGCACGGCGTGGGAGTCGACCGAAGCGCTCGACAAGCACCTCGAGCTGCTCGCCGAGGCCGAGCGTCGCGACCACCGCAAGCTCGGTGCCGAGCTGGACCTGTTCTCCTTCCCCGACGAGCTGGGCTCCGGCCTGCCGGTGTTCCACCCCAAGGGCGGCATCATCCGTCAGGAGATGGAGAACTACTCCCGCCAGCGCCACGTGCAGGAGGGCTACGAGTTCGTCTACTCGCCGCACATCACCAAGGGACATCTGTACGAGGTCTCCGGTCACCTCGACTGGTACCGCGACGGCATGTTCCCGGCGATGCACATCGACGAGGAACTCAACGAGGACGGCACGGTGCGCAAGCCGGGCCAGGACTACTACCTCAAGCCGATGAACTGCCCGATGCACAACCTGGTCTTCGGGTCGCGTGGCCGTTCGTACCGCGAGCTGCCGCTGCGGCTGTTCGAGTTCGGTTCGGTGTACCGCTACGAGAAGTCCGGCGTCGTGCACGGCCTCACGCGCGTCCGCGGCATGACGCAGGACGACGCGCACATCTACTGCACCAAGGAGCAGATGCGCGACGAGCTGACCACGACGCTGAAGTTCGTGCTGGGCCTGCTCAAGGACTACGGCCTCGACGACTTCTACCTGGAGCTGTCGACCAAGAACCCCGACAAGTTCGTGGGCGACGACGCGCTGTGGGAAGAGGCGACCGAGACGCTGCGCGAGGTCGGTGAGGCGTCCGGGCTGAACCTGGTGCCGGATCCGGGCGGAGCCGCGTTCTACGGCCCCAAGATCTCCGTGCAGGTGCAGGACGCACTGGGCCGCAGCTGGCAGATGTCGACCATTCAGCTCGACTTCAATCTGCCCGAGCGGTTCGACCTCGAGTTCACCGGTTCGGACGGCACCAAGCAGCGACCGGTGATGATCCACCGCGCGCTGTTCGGCTCGATCGAGCGGTTCTTCGGCGTGCTCACCGAGCACTACGCGGGCGCGTTCCCGGCGTGGCTCGCGCCCGTCCAGGTGGTCGGTATCCCGGTCGCCGAGGCGTTCGAGGATCACCTGTTCGACGTCGTCAAGCAGCTCAAGGCCGCCGGCGTTCGGGCCGACGTGGACGTCAGCGACGACCGCATGCAGAAGAAGATCCGGAACCACACCACCCAGAAGGTGCCGTTCATGCTGCTCGCGGGCGAGCGGGACGTCGAGGCGGGCGCGGTCAGCTTCCGCTTCCGTGACGGCACCCAGGTCAACGGCGTACCGGTCGCGGATGCGGTCGAGACGATCGTGTCGTGGATCGGCCGTCGCGAGAACGCCTCGCCCACAGCCGAACTCGTCGGCGGTGCCCAGTGA
- a CDS encoding HIT family protein: MTEQSNGTNEAGALVDTGPGDPDRLQRLWSPHRMSYIAEAPKTSSTSEGPFSEIPKMSDEEGLIVARGESVYAVLNLYPYNPGHLMVVPYRRVAAIEDLTPEESAELMAFTQKAIRVIKRVSRPDGFNVGLNLGAAAGGSLAEHLHQHIVPRWGGDANFITILGGAKVMPQLLRETRALLAGAWNE, encoded by the coding sequence GTGACCGAGCAGTCGAACGGCACCAACGAAGCCGGTGCGCTCGTCGACACGGGTCCGGGTGACCCGGATCGGCTGCAGCGGCTGTGGTCGCCGCACCGCATGTCGTACATCGCGGAGGCGCCCAAGACGTCCAGCACGAGCGAGGGCCCGTTCAGCGAGATCCCGAAGATGAGCGACGAAGAGGGGCTCATCGTCGCTCGTGGCGAGTCGGTGTACGCGGTGCTCAACCTGTACCCGTACAACCCCGGTCACCTGATGGTGGTGCCGTACCGGCGGGTCGCGGCGATCGAGGATCTGACGCCGGAGGAGAGCGCCGAGCTGATGGCGTTCACGCAGAAGGCGATCCGGGTCATCAAGCGGGTCTCGCGTCCGGACGGCTTCAACGTAGGACTCAATCTCGGGGCGGCGGCCGGAGGTTCGCTGGCCGAGCACCTGCACCAGCACATCGTTCCGCGCTGGGGTGGGGACGCGAACTTCATCACCATCCTCGGGGGTGCGAAGGTGATGCCGCAGTTGCTGCGCGAGACGCGTGCGCTGCTCGCGGGGGCCTGGAACGAGTGA
- the pgsA gene encoding phosphatidylinositol phosphate synthase — MLSFFGRASVSKVTAPMGQALVKTGLTPDTVTVIGTVASIAGALTLFPSGHLFWGTIFIWFFVMFDMLDGAMARARGGGTRYGAVLDATCDRIADGAIFAGLAWWAVYHENSKSLLIATLICLVSSQVISYAKARAEASGLSADGGLIERPDRLIIVLVGAGLTGIAGHFDIGWLHWAVYVAMWILAVASIITVFQRVLAVRNSAGARDLLPIAPKGVDEKPGGGEESAS; from the coding sequence ATGCTGAGTTTCTTCGGCCGTGCGTCGGTGTCCAAGGTGACGGCGCCGATGGGTCAGGCACTGGTGAAGACCGGGCTGACGCCGGACACGGTGACGGTGATCGGCACCGTCGCGAGTATCGCGGGTGCGCTCACGCTCTTCCCGTCCGGTCATTTGTTCTGGGGAACCATCTTCATCTGGTTCTTCGTGATGTTCGACATGCTCGACGGTGCCATGGCGCGTGCCCGAGGGGGCGGCACGCGCTACGGGGCGGTGCTCGATGCCACGTGCGACCGGATCGCCGACGGCGCGATCTTCGCCGGTCTGGCGTGGTGGGCCGTCTACCACGAGAACAGCAAGAGCCTGCTGATCGCGACATTGATCTGCCTCGTGAGCTCGCAGGTGATCTCGTACGCGAAGGCGCGGGCGGAGGCCAGCGGCCTGTCCGCGGACGGTGGGCTCATCGAGCGTCCGGACCGGTTGATCATCGTGCTCGTCGGTGCCGGACTCACCGGTATCGCAGGACATTTCGACATCGGCTGGTTGCACTGGGCGGTCTACGTCGCGATGTGGATCCTCGCCGTCGCGAGCATCATCACCGTCTTCCAGCGTGTCCTCGCGGTACGTAATTCGGCGGGTGCGCGGGATCTGCTGCCGATCGCACCGAAGGGTGTCGACGAGAAGCCCGGTGGCGGAGAGGAATCCGCGTCGTGA
- a CDS encoding phosphatidylinositol mannoside acyltransferase: MSFSERVTDLGYATGWRVVRALPERVATALFDAGADFAARRNGGPQQLRRNLARVLGVPAEDVPDEVIRDSLRSYARYWREAFRLPSMDLEATAAAIDSSVEGQEYLEHAMAQGRGAVLALPHTGNWDMAGVWCTQNWGGLSTVAERLKPESLYQRFVDYREGLGFEIFPLSGGETPPFGELAARLRDNKIVCLLGERDLAARGVPVTFFGEPTRMPAGPAKLAIETGAALLPVHCWFTDDGWGFSVDPPIDVSGGLSAATQALASRFETNIAAHPADWHMLQPLWMDDLSAARRARMESR, encoded by the coding sequence GTGAGTTTCTCGGAACGGGTGACGGATCTCGGCTACGCGACGGGGTGGCGCGTCGTCCGAGCCCTGCCCGAGCGGGTGGCAACGGCATTGTTCGACGCGGGTGCCGACTTCGCGGCACGCCGGAACGGTGGCCCGCAGCAGTTGCGCCGGAACCTCGCTCGGGTGCTGGGTGTGCCAGCCGAGGACGTGCCGGACGAGGTGATCCGGGACTCCCTCCGGTCGTACGCCCGCTACTGGCGGGAAGCGTTCCGCCTGCCGTCGATGGATCTGGAGGCGACCGCGGCGGCGATCGATTCGAGTGTCGAGGGTCAGGAGTACCTCGAACACGCGATGGCCCAGGGCCGCGGTGCGGTACTGGCCTTGCCACACACCGGCAACTGGGACATGGCCGGCGTGTGGTGCACCCAGAACTGGGGTGGTCTGTCGACCGTGGCCGAACGCCTGAAGCCGGAGTCGCTGTACCAGCGCTTCGTCGACTACCGCGAGGGGCTCGGATTCGAGATCTTCCCACTCAGCGGTGGCGAGACCCCGCCGTTCGGCGAGCTCGCGGCACGCCTGCGGGACAACAAGATCGTGTGCCTGCTCGGCGAGCGGGACCTGGCCGCCAGGGGGGTTCCGGTCACGTTCTTCGGTGAACCGACCCGGATGCCCGCCGGGCCGGCGAAGCTCGCGATCGAAACCGGTGCGGCCCTGTTGCCCGTGCACTGCTGGTTCACGGACGACGGTTGGGGTTTCTCGGTCGATCCGCCGATCGACGTCTCGGGCGGGCTGAGCGCCGCCACCCAGGCGTTGGCGTCGCGTTTCGAGACGAACATCGCGGCGCACCCGGCAGACTGGCACATGCTCCAACCGCTGTGGATGGACGACCTGTCGGCAGCCCGCCGGGCCCGGATGGAGTCGCGATGA
- a CDS encoding glycosyltransferase family 4 protein, whose product MKIGMVCPYSFDVPGGVQAHVVELAQVLIERGHKVSVLAPASEGTELPDFVVSAGRAVAIPYNGSVARLTFGPVSYARVRRWIADNDFDVLHIHEPNAPSLSMLAMKIAEGPIVATFHTSTTKSLVLSTFQGVLQPYLEKISGRIAVSELARRWQVESLGSDAVEIPNGVDVPAFANAVPLPGYPRPGKTVLFLGRYDESRKGMAVLLGALPTLAEKYPDIEILVVGRGDEDKLRKEAGRYARHLRLLGQVSDAEKASALRSADVYCAPNLGGESFGIVLVEAMAAGTPVVASELDAFRRVLRDGTAGLLVPVGDSVSLAAAIDGVLGDDGRRRALTDVASVVVAEYDWPVVAEQILRVYETVTVGGSGVREVRS is encoded by the coding sequence ATGAAGATCGGCATGGTCTGCCCGTACTCCTTCGACGTTCCGGGCGGTGTGCAGGCGCACGTCGTCGAACTGGCACAGGTGCTGATCGAACGCGGTCACAAGGTGAGCGTCCTCGCGCCGGCGTCCGAGGGCACCGAACTCCCGGATTTCGTGGTCTCGGCCGGTCGGGCCGTCGCGATTCCCTACAACGGTTCGGTGGCCCGACTGACGTTCGGCCCCGTCTCCTATGCGCGGGTGCGCCGCTGGATCGCCGACAACGATTTCGACGTGCTCCACATCCACGAACCCAACGCGCCGAGCCTGTCGATGCTCGCAATGAAGATCGCGGAGGGGCCGATCGTCGCGACGTTCCACACGTCCACCACGAAATCGTTGGTGCTCAGCACTTTCCAGGGCGTCCTACAGCCCTATCTCGAGAAGATCAGCGGCCGGATCGCGGTGTCGGAACTGGCGCGTCGCTGGCAGGTCGAGTCGCTCGGCTCCGATGCGGTGGAGATCCCGAACGGCGTGGATGTGCCGGCGTTCGCGAACGCCGTACCGCTGCCCGGCTATCCGCGCCCCGGCAAGACGGTCCTGTTCCTCGGACGCTACGACGAATCCCGCAAGGGCATGGCGGTGTTGTTGGGGGCGCTGCCGACGCTCGCCGAGAAGTACCCGGACATCGAGATTCTCGTGGTGGGTCGCGGCGACGAGGACAAACTCCGCAAGGAAGCCGGACGGTACGCCCGGCACCTGCGCCTGCTCGGGCAGGTGAGCGACGCGGAGAAGGCGTCGGCGCTGCGCAGCGCCGACGTGTACTGCGCGCCCAACCTCGGCGGCGAGAGCTTCGGCATCGTGCTGGTGGAGGCGATGGCCGCCGGGACCCCGGTCGTGGCCAGCGAACTGGACGCGTTCCGCCGGGTGCTGCGCGACGGCACCGCGGGCCTGTTGGTGCCGGTCGGCGACTCGGTGTCGCTCGCCGCCGCGATCGACGGCGTCCTCGGCGACGACGGCCGCCGTCGCGCGCTCACCGACGTGGCGAGTGTGGTGGTGGCCGAGTACGACTGGCCGGTGGTCGCCGAGCAGATCCTGCGGGTCTACGAGACGGTCACCGTCGGCGGCAGCGGCGTCCGTGAGGTTCGCTCGTGA
- a CDS encoding NUDIX hydrolase, which produces MTFSAMTILILALVAAVIVTVGAWAYATANRLDRLHVRSDLSWQALDAALARRAVVVRAIASAMTSTSVEGKRLSALADQAERADRAHREVAENALSGALTALDTHRLRPQLVAELADAEARVLIARRFHNDAVRDTLALRTRRPVRWLHLGGTAPLPTYFEIAERSEPSGLELAEVRTSARVVLLDRNGRVLLMRGHDPATPEVSFWFTIGGAVETGETLRAAAVREIEEETGRVVPPDALRGPLWRRVAIFPFAGELIRSEELFFAAQTDEFVPHRGGFTELEQRTISEHRWCTGAEIRAIQNGGEAVYPQDLPDLLEEANMAVIRIEEPEVRAIR; this is translated from the coding sequence GTGACATTCTCCGCGATGACGATCCTGATCCTCGCGCTGGTTGCCGCGGTGATCGTGACGGTCGGGGCGTGGGCCTATGCGACCGCCAATCGGCTCGACCGGTTGCACGTGCGCTCCGATCTGTCCTGGCAGGCCCTCGATGCCGCGCTCGCGCGCCGGGCCGTCGTGGTCCGCGCGATCGCGTCGGCGATGACGTCCACCTCGGTCGAGGGCAAGCGACTGTCGGCGTTGGCGGACCAGGCCGAACGGGCGGACCGGGCGCATCGAGAGGTCGCCGAGAACGCGCTGTCCGGCGCTCTGACGGCGCTCGACACCCATCGTCTGCGACCCCAGCTGGTCGCCGAGCTGGCCGACGCCGAGGCGCGGGTACTGATCGCGCGGCGCTTCCACAACGACGCCGTGCGCGACACCCTCGCCCTGCGCACGCGCCGACCGGTGCGGTGGCTCCACCTGGGCGGTACCGCACCGCTGCCGACGTACTTCGAGATCGCCGAACGGTCCGAGCCGTCGGGGCTCGAGCTCGCCGAGGTCCGGACCTCGGCGCGGGTGGTGCTGCTCGACCGCAACGGTCGGGTCCTGCTCATGCGGGGCCACGATCCCGCGACCCCCGAGGTGTCGTTCTGGTTCACGATCGGCGGTGCCGTGGAGACGGGGGAGACCCTCCGTGCGGCGGCGGTGCGTGAGATCGAGGAGGAGACCGGTCGTGTGGTCCCGCCGGACGCCCTGCGCGGTCCGTTGTGGCGGCGCGTCGCGATCTTCCCGTTCGCGGGTGAACTGATCCGGTCCGAGGAACTGTTCTTCGCCGCGCAGACCGACGAGTTCGTCCCGCACCGAGGCGGATTCACCGAACTGGAACAGCGCACGATCAGCGAACACCGGTGGTGCACCGGGGCCGAGATCCGTGCGATCCAGAACGGTGGGGAGGCGGTGTATCCGCAGGATCTGCCCGATCTGCTGGAGGAGGCGAACATGGCGGTTATCCGGATCGAAGAACCCGAGGTTCGCGCGATCCGGTGA